Proteins encoded within one genomic window of Neoarius graeffei isolate fNeoGra1 chromosome 18, fNeoGra1.pri, whole genome shotgun sequence:
- the olfm2b gene encoding noelin-2b yields MTVPLMKMGLVLSTMAMLTNWMSQTLPKLVGLDQTAARPGTSEKFISVVYPGQDEGWQVFGSVSDLGGKCVCSLLAPPPNHCRKDPGHTRLRQITEHVQNVSQYLEMLNWRTSQDLQIIRDMEKMIISVEMRVKIALSNPHTVTDKVLQDLEQLVLDCVLLRAVLARFRSEVLKMEVLKREMDRLSSSLTQEQTYTYSSIQQLEQRAILLQNRLHACASSLGCGKLMGISNPVTIRSFGSRFGSWMMDSMISSSDERVWSMDGYFKGKRVFEYRSLRDFTTGHNFVMHQLPHPWAGTGHVVYNGSLYYNKHQTNVIVRYHLFSRSVLIQRTLSQAAYNNTFPYSWGGSSDIDLMADESGLWAVYTNLMHGGNMVLSRLDPVTLDLVQSWDTGFPKRSAGEAFIVCGSLYVTDSHLHGAKIHFIYHTDTQMYEYTHIPFHNQYSHISMMDYNPREKALYAWNNGHQVIYNVTLRQEVKTFTEV; encoded by the exons ATGACTGTTCCCCTGATGAAGATGGGGCTGGTGCTCAGTACCATGGCCATGCTGACCAACTGGATGTCTCAGACGCTCCCCAAACTCGTAGGACTCGATCAGACGGCGGCTCGTCCAGGAACCTCAGAGAAGTTCATCAGC GTGGTGTATCCGGGGCAGGACGAAGGCTGGCAGGTCTTTGGTTCTGTATCAGATTTAGGagggaagtgtgtgtgttcactcctcGCCCCCCCACCGAACCACTGCCggaaagacccaggacacactcgcCTTCGCCAAATCACTGAGCAC gtccAGAATGTGTCTCAGTATTTGGAGATGTTGAATTGGCGAACATCTCAAGATCTGCAAATTATCAGAGACATGGAGAAGATGATCATCAGTGTGGAAATGAGAGTGAAGATCGCACTCAGTAACCCTCACACGGTCACTGATAAAGttctacag gacctgGAACAGCTTGTGCTGGACTGTGTTCTCCTGCGTGCTGTGTTGGCCCGGTTCAGGTCAGAGGTGTTGAAGATGGAGGTGTTGAAGCGGGAGATGGATCGCTTGAGCTCAAGCCTCACCCAGGAGCAGACATACACCTACAGCAGCATCCAACAGCTGGAGCAGAGGGCAATCCTGCTGCAGAACCGACTGCACGCTTGCGCTAGCTCACTTG gttGCGGTAAGCTGATGGGAATCAGTAACCCGGTCACCATCAGGTCCTTTGGGTCCAGATTTGGGTCTTGGATGATGGACAGTATGATTTCCAGCTCTGATGAACGA gtTTGGTCGATGGATGGATACTTTAAAGGAAAGCGTGTGTTTGAGTACAGGTCGCTAAGGGACTTCACTACAGGACACAACTTTGTCATGCATCAACTTCCTCATCCATGGGCAG gtacaGGTCATGTGGTGTATAACGGCTCTCTCTACTACAACAAACACCAGACGAACGTTATTGTGCGTTATCACCTGTTCTCTCGCAGTGTGCTCATACAGCGTACACTCTCTCAGGCTGCTTACAACAACACCTTCCCGTACTCTTGGGGCGGATCCTCTGACATTGACCTCATGGCAGATGAGAGCGGTCTCTGGGCGGTCTACACCAACCTGATGCATGGGGGGAACATGGTGCTGAGCCGCCTGGACCCTGTTACACTGGACTTGGTCCAGTCCTGGGATACTGGTTTCCCCAAGCGTAGTGCCGGAGAGGCTTTCATCGTCTGTGGCTCACTCTACGTCACCGACTCGCATCTGCACGGAGCCAAGATCCACTTCATCTACCACACGGACACCCAAATGTATGAGTACACACACATCCCATTCCACAACCAATACTCACACATTTCCATGATGGACTACAATCCCCGAGAGAAGGCGCTGTACGCGTGGAACAACGGACACCAGGTCATCTACAACGTCACTCTCCGGCAAGAGGTCAAGACCTTCACAGAGGTGTAG